From [Clostridium] symbiosum, a single genomic window includes:
- a CDS encoding divergent PAP2 family protein: MTFFQQVTGNQTLMSGVAGWVIAQVLKTLLDIALNRSFNPERLVGSGGMPSSHSSTMCALTTAAGMRYGGGSFEFAVCFIVSMVVMYDAIGVRQETGKQAKVLNSLLFDDFLKLDGVVLQEKLKEYVGHTPIQVAAGAILGVIIALVMDPMFI; encoded by the coding sequence ATGACATTTTTTCAGCAAGTAACCGGAAACCAGACGTTAATGAGCGGCGTGGCAGGCTGGGTAATCGCCCAGGTACTGAAAACACTGCTTGATATTGCGCTGAACCGTTCCTTTAACCCCGAGCGGCTGGTGGGCTCGGGCGGTATGCCCAGCTCCCATTCGTCCACGATGTGTGCGCTGACAACGGCAGCGGGGATGAGATACGGCGGAGGCAGTTTTGAATTTGCAGTCTGTTTTATCGTATCCATGGTTGTAATGTACGACGCAATCGGCGTACGGCAGGAAACAGGGAAACAGGCGAAGGTACTTAACAGTCTGCTGTTCGACGATTTTCTCAAACTGGACGGCGTGGTACTGCAGGAGAAATTAAAAGAATATGTGGGACATACTCCAATCCAGGTTGCGGCGGGAGCAATCCTGGGGGTAATTATTGCCCTGGTGATGGATCCGATGTTTATTTAA
- a CDS encoding HAD family hydrolase, which yields MIKLIVSDIDGTLVKDGENQINPEIFDVIMELKKKKKIHFAAASGRQAASIECTFAPIKKEIFYVAENGSYLGCYGRNLFLYPIDRETADQLAVDIRKDPDLEVMVSGAKGTYLETKDREFIDWMANGYHFNIIEVDDVTKVDDEIIKVAAYRRDGIQHAAEPYFSKYGSRLKMTISGEMWMDCMALGVNKGEAVKTLQESLGIAPEETMVFGDQLNDIEMLNRAYYSFAVGNAREEVKKTARFQADRNVNDGVMKILKLLL from the coding sequence ATGATTAAATTAATCGTATCGGATATTGACGGCACCCTTGTAAAAGACGGAGAGAATCAAATCAATCCGGAGATTTTTGATGTGATTATGGAACTGAAAAAGAAAAAGAAGATCCATTTTGCAGCCGCCAGCGGACGTCAGGCTGCCAGTATTGAGTGTACCTTTGCCCCTATCAAAAAGGAGATTTTTTATGTGGCGGAGAACGGTTCTTACCTGGGCTGCTATGGAAGAAATCTTTTTCTCTATCCAATCGACCGGGAAACCGCGGATCAGCTGGCGGTGGATATCAGAAAGGATCCGGATCTGGAGGTCATGGTAAGCGGGGCCAAGGGGACCTATCTGGAGACGAAAGACAGAGAGTTCATAGACTGGATGGCAAACGGATACCATTTTAATATTATCGAGGTGGATGACGTCACCAAGGTGGACGATGAAATTATCAAGGTGGCCGCGTACCGGAGGGATGGAATCCAGCACGCCGCCGAACCGTATTTCAGCAAATACGGCAGCAGGCTTAAGATGACGATATCAGGAGAAATGTGGATGGACTGCATGGCCCTGGGCGTCAACAAGGGCGAGGCTGTTAAGACGCTGCAGGAAAGCCTCGGGATTGCCCCGGAGGAGACGATGGTTTTTGGTGATCAGCTCAATGATATAGAGATGCTGAACCGGGCCTATTACAGCTTTGCCGTGGGAAATGCGAGGGAAGAAGTCAAAAAAACGGCCAGATTCCAGGCGGATCGCAATGTGAATGACGGTGTTATGAAAATACTGAAGCTTCTTTTGTAG
- the spo0A gene encoding sporulation transcription factor Spo0A — MAELNIAIADDNRQTLEMLGEILESEKDYHVVGKADNGNEAYNMILRTKPDVVLLDIVMPGMDGISVMEKVKNNEEFKENTSFIMVTAASSENLTADAFKLGASYYIMKPFTRDSVLDKLRRLSGYKNKTTMLAGSRKVKPYVNKSDYMEQNLENDVTQMLHEIGIPAHIKGYQYLRDAIIMSVSDKEMLASVTKILYPTIAKKHQTTPSRVERAIRHAIEVAWSRGKMDTINELFGYTVSTGKGKPTNSEFIALIVDKIRLDYRRMN; from the coding sequence ATGGCAGAACTTAATATTGCGATTGCGGATGACAACAGGCAGACTTTGGAGATGCTTGGCGAAATACTGGAGAGTGAAAAAGATTATCATGTCGTTGGAAAGGCAGATAATGGCAATGAGGCGTACAATATGATACTGAGAACAAAGCCGGATGTTGTCTTACTGGACATAGTTATGCCGGGTATGGACGGAATCTCGGTTATGGAGAAGGTAAAAAATAACGAAGAATTCAAAGAAAATACATCTTTCATCATGGTAACGGCGGCCAGCAGTGAGAATCTGACAGCAGATGCCTTTAAACTCGGCGCCAGCTATTACATCATGAAACCCTTTACCAGGGACAGCGTCCTCGACAAACTGAGAAGACTGTCGGGTTACAAAAATAAAACAACCATGCTTGCGGGAAGCAGAAAAGTGAAACCTTATGTAAATAAATCGGATTATATGGAGCAGAATCTGGAAAATGATGTAACTCAGATGCTTCATGAGATTGGCATCCCGGCACATATCAAAGGTTACCAGTATCTGCGGGATGCTATTATTATGTCCGTCAGTGATAAAGAGATGCTTGCATCGGTGACAAAAATCCTGTATCCGACCATTGCAAAGAAACACCAGACAACGCCCAGCCGTGTGGAGCGCGCAATCCGCCACGCGATTGAAGTGGCATGGAGCAGAGGAAAGATGGATACAATCAATGAACTGTTCGGATACACGGTGAGCACGGGAAAGGGCAAGCCAACCAACTCGGAATTCATAGCCCTGATTGTGGATAAGATCCGCCTGGACTACCGCAGAATGAATTAA
- a CDS encoding M18 family aminopeptidase, whose product MNSISYQKDTAELIGHLRAGVSPFHTIRYSTGILEAQGFEELKLDSPWSVQAGKSYYVNIFDTSLAAFSVGKDAVSGGGVPGLRVVASHTDWPCLMVKPSPELTCGPYAKLNVSVYGGPILNTWLDRPLSLAGKVCVRGMDPFHPEVLLVDFARPLLTVPNLAIHFNREVNKGVELNPQKDMQPILAVLDETLNKDSFFLDLLAKETGRNKEDILDYEFYIYNCDEPCLLGINDEMLSSPRLDNLTSVHACLSGIMDSRRENGINAAVLYDNEEIGSSTKQGAASPLLERIMEKVYLSLGYGRSDFLNALFGGFLLSLDVAHALHPNQAEKYDPKDRICLNEGVALKLAVSQAYATDASYVSVIEDICRRNSIPYRKFSNRSDIRGGSTLGSISSCLLTMPTVDAGAPLLAMHSSRELMGVKDQWALAELTRRFLS is encoded by the coding sequence ATGAACTCAATTTCATATCAAAAAGACACCGCCGAACTGATCGGCCATCTCAGGGCAGGAGTTTCTCCGTTCCACACGATCCGGTATTCCACAGGGATTTTGGAAGCGCAGGGATTTGAGGAATTGAAGCTGGACTCCCCCTGGTCTGTTCAGGCAGGTAAGTCTTATTATGTTAACATTTTTGACACCTCCCTGGCCGCTTTTTCCGTTGGCAAAGATGCCGTCTCCGGCGGCGGGGTTCCTGGTCTGCGGGTTGTTGCTTCCCACACCGACTGGCCCTGTCTGATGGTCAAACCGTCTCCTGAGCTGACCTGCGGGCCTTATGCAAAGCTGAATGTATCGGTCTATGGAGGACCCATCCTGAACACCTGGCTGGACCGTCCCCTGTCTCTGGCCGGAAAAGTCTGCGTGCGCGGCATGGATCCTTTTCATCCCGAAGTTCTGCTGGTGGACTTTGCCCGCCCGCTTCTGACCGTACCAAATCTTGCGATCCATTTTAACCGTGAAGTAAATAAGGGAGTGGAATTAAATCCTCAGAAAGACATGCAGCCGATATTGGCCGTGCTGGATGAAACGCTGAATAAAGACTCCTTTTTCCTTGATCTCCTGGCGAAGGAAACGGGCCGTAATAAGGAGGATATTTTGGATTATGAATTTTATATCTATAACTGCGACGAGCCCTGTTTGCTTGGAATCAATGATGAGATGCTCTCCTCCCCGCGCCTCGACAATCTGACCTCGGTCCATGCCTGCCTGAGCGGAATCATGGACAGCCGCCGGGAAAACGGAATTAATGCCGCCGTTCTCTATGATAACGAGGAGATCGGCAGCAGCACCAAACAGGGAGCCGCCTCCCCTCTTCTGGAACGGATTATGGAAAAAGTCTATCTCAGCCTGGGCTATGGCCGCAGTGATTTTCTCAATGCTCTCTTTGGAGGTTTCCTGCTCTCCCTCGACGTAGCCCATGCCCTGCATCCCAACCAGGCCGAAAAATACGATCCCAAGGACCGCATCTGTCTGAATGAGGGCGTCGCACTCAAACTTGCCGTTTCCCAGGCCTATGCCACAGATGCCTCCTATGTCAGCGTCATTGAGGATATCTGCCGAAGGAACAGCATACCATACCGTAAATTTTCCAACCGTTCCGATATCCGCGGCGGTTCCACGCTGGGAAGCATTTCTTCCTGCCTGTTGACCATGCCCACGGTCGATGCGGGCGCACCGCTCCTTGCAATGCATTCGTCGCGTGAGCTGATGGGGGTAAAAGATCAGTGGGCGCTGGCAGAGCTTACAAGAAGATTTTTAAGTTAA
- a CDS encoding glycoside hydrolase family 3 protein, producing MAVVLIHRHTVKKDQELAAARESSAAVGTEVFPGDEKNGTGDGSGGSAAGAEEKPPTVEEIMARMTLEEKALQLFMVTPEALTEVDEVYAAGAKTEESINRYPVGGIVYFKQNLRSPEQVKDMLTRTQKYFRNRIGVEAFLAVDEEGGQVARISGREEFGIASFPDMREIGASGDPNKAYEVGDKIGTYLADLGFNMDFAPVADVLTNPENTVVARRSFGTDGAVTAAFSNEVVKGLQAHGISAVLKHFPGHGGTAADSHEGYASTERTLEELTAEDFVPFKEGADAGAHFIMSGHIAAPAVTGDNTPASLSSMMLTEILRGTLGYNEIIITDALNMGAVISSYSPAEAAVKALQAGNDMLLMPENFKEAYQGVLDAVHDGRLSEERIDQSVERILRVKLN from the coding sequence ATGGCAGTTGTTTTAATTCACCGCCACACGGTGAAGAAGGATCAGGAACTGGCGGCAGCGAGGGAATCCTCGGCGGCGGTCGGGACGGAAGTATTTCCGGGCGATGAGAAAAACGGGACCGGAGATGGAAGCGGAGGTTCTGCAGCCGGGGCGGAAGAAAAGCCGCCGACGGTTGAGGAGATCATGGCGAGGATGACGCTGGAGGAGAAGGCCCTGCAGCTCTTTATGGTGACGCCTGAGGCGCTCACGGAAGTGGATGAGGTATATGCGGCGGGCGCAAAGACCGAAGAATCCATTAACAGGTATCCGGTCGGGGGAATTGTTTATTTTAAGCAGAATCTGCGTTCTCCGGAGCAGGTAAAAGATATGCTCACCAGGACGCAGAAATATTTCAGGAACCGCATTGGAGTGGAGGCGTTTCTGGCCGTGGACGAAGAGGGCGGGCAGGTTGCCAGAATCAGCGGCAGGGAAGAGTTTGGGATTGCCTCATTTCCCGATATGCGTGAAATAGGAGCCTCAGGGGATCCGAATAAGGCATATGAAGTGGGCGATAAGATAGGAACTTACCTTGCAGATTTGGGTTTTAATATGGACTTTGCCCCGGTGGCGGATGTTCTGACCAATCCTGAAAACACAGTAGTGGCGCGCCGCTCCTTTGGAACGGACGGAGCCGTAACGGCGGCCTTTTCAAACGAGGTGGTAAAAGGTCTCCAGGCCCACGGTATAAGCGCCGTGCTGAAACATTTTCCAGGACATGGCGGTACGGCGGCGGACAGCCACGAAGGATATGCGTCGACGGAGAGGACGCTTGAAGAACTGACGGCAGAAGATTTTGTCCCGTTTAAAGAGGGAGCAGATGCCGGAGCGCATTTTATCATGTCAGGACACATCGCCGCACCGGCCGTGACCGGTGATAATACTCCGGCTTCCCTGTCTTCGATGATGCTCACGGAGATCCTGAGAGGGACACTGGGATATAATGAGATTATTATTACGGACGCCTTGAATATGGGTGCGGTCATATCCTCTTACAGCCCCGCAGAAGCCGCCGTGAAAGCGCTGCAGGCAGGAAACGATATGCTGCTGATGCCGGAGAATTTTAAAGAGGCATATCAGGGCGTGCTGGATGCGGTTCACGATGGCAGACTCTCGGAGGAGAGAATTGATCAGTCGGTGGAGAGGATTTTAAGGGTGAAATTGAATTGA
- a CDS encoding putative ABC transporter permease — MKITADIYFWINCFFTFSLIGYILECIVLTVENRKPVYNRGFGHGPFCIIYGFGAIGAAILLRPVSDNMVKLYFASMLMATTMELITARIMIRLFGAFWWDYSKKKCNYKGIICLESSLGWGLLGIIFFRILNVQVQNTVRRIPNHVGKYVALALIFFYVFDFFYSFRTELREKDCEEDTEMIGRMKVNP, encoded by the coding sequence ATGAAGATAACGGCAGACATTTATTTTTGGATTAATTGTTTTTTTACATTCAGCCTGATAGGCTATATCCTCGAATGCATTGTTCTGACTGTGGAAAACAGAAAACCAGTTTATAACCGCGGCTTTGGCCATGGACCGTTCTGTATTATTTACGGTTTTGGGGCTATCGGAGCCGCCATACTCCTCAGACCGGTTTCCGACAACATGGTAAAGCTCTATTTTGCAAGTATGCTGATGGCAACGACGATGGAGCTTATCACCGCTAGAATCATGATACGGCTTTTTGGAGCTTTCTGGTGGGATTACAGTAAGAAGAAATGTAATTATAAGGGGATTATCTGTCTGGAGAGCAGTCTGGGCTGGGGACTTCTGGGAATTATCTTTTTCAGGATCCTCAATGTTCAGGTACAGAATACGGTGAGAAGGATCCCAAACCACGTTGGGAAATATGTGGCTCTGGCATTGATTTTCTTCTATGTGTTCGACTTTTTCTACAGCTTCAGGACTGAGTTGAGGGAAAAAGACTGTGAAGAAGATACGGAGATGATCGGCAGGATGAAGGTCAATCCATAG
- a CDS encoding peptidylprolyl isomerase: MTCHNKKKKSRIWMKLSAAALALSLIVLTGCGKGASLPAGKKSEKGYSLPEIMVIAMTEKNRYEEICTDQIWNVTISDEQEDFASYLTGQIKNFMEELKIMNLLAEDKKMTLSPEERSQMTAAASEYYGNLTSEDISHMGVTEEDVRTVFEDYCMAEKLVEALTEGIALEVSDSEAKVITLMQAETSDRQAAENLVVAASQENANFEKSAEDAGLSVTTRQLGRKEEAQGFEDAAFELTSGQVSQVIESDGSYYVLKCVSDYDEEATAARKKVIFEERKRKAFREIYDRFKEEVNLTYSGDPWNKLDLGSGSYAAGADFFEIYRKHSGQ, translated from the coding sequence ATGACATGTCACAATAAGAAAAAAAAGAGCCGGATCTGGATGAAGCTGTCGGCAGCGGCGCTGGCGCTCAGTCTGATTGTTCTGACCGGATGCGGTAAGGGAGCTTCGCTGCCTGCCGGTAAAAAAAGCGAAAAAGGGTATTCCCTCCCCGAGATCATGGTAATCGCGATGACGGAGAAAAACCGGTACGAGGAAATCTGCACGGACCAGATTTGGAATGTCACGATATCCGATGAGCAGGAAGATTTTGCATCCTATTTGACGGGCCAGATTAAAAACTTTATGGAAGAGCTGAAAATCATGAATCTGCTGGCCGAGGACAAAAAGATGACCCTGTCGCCGGAGGAACGCTCCCAGATGACTGCTGCGGCCTCGGAATACTATGGGAATCTGACATCGGAGGACATCTCGCATATGGGAGTCACCGAGGAGGACGTGAGGACGGTATTTGAGGATTACTGTATGGCTGAAAAACTGGTGGAGGCATTGACGGAAGGGATTGCCCTGGAAGTCAGCGACAGCGAGGCAAAAGTGATTACACTGATGCAGGCCGAAACCTCCGACAGACAGGCAGCAGAGAATCTGGTCGTTGCTGCGTCACAGGAAAATGCAAATTTTGAAAAATCTGCCGAGGATGCCGGACTATCCGTCACCACAAGGCAGTTGGGCAGAAAAGAGGAGGCCCAGGGATTTGAGGATGCGGCCTTTGAACTGACGAGCGGGCAGGTGAGCCAGGTGATCGAGTCGGACGGCTCATACTATGTGCTGAAATGCGTCAGCGACTATGACGAAGAAGCTACGGCGGCCAGGAAGAAAGTCATTTTTGAGGAGCGCAAACGCAAGGCATTCCGGGAAATCTATGACAGGTTCAAGGAGGAGGTCAATCTGACTTACTCGGGCGATCCATGGAATAAACTGGATCTCGGTTCGGGCAGCTATGCAGCGGGTGCGGATTTCTTTGAAATCTACAGGAAGCATTCGGGACAATAA
- a CDS encoding DUF5721 family protein, whose translation MVALQIADMKAFTKKLFIGETFDRFLVREATIVTFNSFSIDGKVRHGFYSDEELEEGKIEAYSSWKALRPFCFSLIKGSKLPESFAIVFKLPPENVERFLKDRGSSWLPEQVGGLFINVRYEEKVLSCITGLSMNQFTMDRTLEREWDDSIKAFLKKEEIAFEEG comes from the coding sequence ATGGTTGCATTACAGATTGCCGATATGAAGGCATTTACAAAAAAATTATTTATTGGGGAGACTTTCGACCGTTTTCTGGTGCGTGAGGCCACGATTGTTACATTTAACAGCTTTTCGATCGACGGAAAAGTCAGACATGGATTTTATTCCGACGAGGAGCTGGAAGAGGGAAAGATTGAGGCATATTCGTCCTGGAAGGCGCTTCGGCCATTTTGTTTTTCGCTGATTAAGGGAAGCAAGCTGCCGGAGAGTTTTGCGATAGTGTTTAAACTGCCTCCCGAAAATGTGGAGCGTTTTCTGAAGGACAGGGGTTCCTCCTGGCTTCCGGAGCAGGTGGGCGGGCTTTTTATCAACGTCAGGTATGAGGAAAAGGTATTATCCTGCATTACCGGACTGTCCATGAACCAGTTTACAATGGACCGGACCCTGGAACGGGAGTGGGATGATTCCATAAAGGCATTTTTGAAAAAAGAAGAGATTGCTTTTGAGGAAGGATAG
- a CDS encoding Maf family protein, whose protein sequence is MENIKVILASASPRREELLRQIGIVPEVMPSRVEEKVTKKEPDQVVMELSRQKAEEVAARLEKTQKEKFTEDRAKKAEKTEAEEGTSLTQIVVGSDTVVYADGRILGKPADYEDAANMLRTLQGGTHHVYTGVTLIAGERKKTFAVETVVDVYPMSEQEIEAYLACGESMDKAGAYGIQGRFAAHIRGIQGSYTNVMGLPAGRVYQEMKRLLEEQDD, encoded by the coding sequence ATGGAGAATATAAAAGTGATACTGGCCTCTGCCTCTCCGAGGAGAGAAGAGCTGCTCAGGCAGATTGGAATCGTCCCGGAAGTGATGCCCAGCCGGGTTGAGGAGAAGGTGACGAAAAAGGAACCGGATCAGGTGGTGATGGAACTTTCCAGGCAGAAGGCCGAAGAAGTAGCGGCGAGGCTTGAAAAGACGCAGAAAGAGAAGTTTACTGAGGACCGTGCAAAGAAGGCTGAGAAGACGGAGGCGGAAGAGGGGACATCCCTCACACAGATAGTGGTCGGTTCAGACACGGTAGTCTATGCAGACGGCAGAATCCTCGGCAAACCGGCGGATTATGAAGATGCGGCGAATATGCTCAGAACTCTTCAGGGAGGAACTCACCACGTTTACACCGGTGTGACTCTGATTGCAGGTGAACGGAAGAAGACCTTTGCTGTGGAAACCGTGGTCGATGTATATCCGATGTCGGAGCAGGAAATAGAAGCTTATCTGGCCTGCGGGGAATCCATGGATAAGGCGGGAGCTTATGGAATCCAGGGCAGATTCGCCGCGCATATCAGAGGAATCCAGGGGTCTTATACAAATGTAATGGGACTTCCGGCCGGAAGAGTCTATCAGGAAATGAAACGCCTATTGGAGGAACAGGATGATTAA
- a CDS encoding HDIG domain-containing metalloprotein, with protein sequence MEQIRLSRQEKEAVRRWSEDGNWAVRGEYKKDSGYMDCVADILETPVFQSMDNYFQHGNTTCKEHCIRVSYMSYKMCRKYGWDYRQAARAALLHDLFLYDWHTHAKETGEYFHGFTHPKTAMKNAEKYFQVTEKEKNMILRHMWPLTPVPPKYKEGYTIIYADKYCGLAEVGARMKDWFLYNLRPAWARR encoded by the coding sequence ATGGAACAGATAAGATTAAGCCGGCAGGAAAAGGAAGCGGTCAGAAGATGGTCGGAAGACGGCAACTGGGCCGTGCGGGGGGAGTATAAAAAGGACAGCGGTTATATGGACTGCGTCGCCGATATTCTGGAAACCCCTGTGTTCCAGTCCATGGATAATTACTTCCAGCACGGGAATACTACCTGTAAAGAGCATTGCATCCGCGTTTCCTACATGAGCTATAAGATGTGCAGGAAATATGGGTGGGATTACCGCCAGGCGGCAAGAGCGGCTCTCCTCCATGATTTGTTTCTCTACGATTGGCATACCCACGCAAAGGAGACAGGAGAATATTTCCACGGATTTACCCATCCGAAGACGGCGATGAAGAATGCCGAGAAGTATTTTCAGGTGACAGAGAAGGAGAAGAATATGATTCTCCGCCATATGTGGCCGCTGACACCGGTTCCTCCGAAATATAAGGAAGGATATACCATCATTTATGCCGACAAATACTGCGGTCTTGCAGAGGTCGGCGCAAGGATGAAAGACTGGTTCCTATATAATCTGCGTCCGGCCTGGGCCAGACGCTGA
- the glgA gene encoding glycogen synthase GlgA: protein MKNILFIASEAVPFIKTGGLADVVGSLPKCFDKEYFDVRVMIPKYLCIKESLRSEMKYVSHFYMDYLGQNRYVGILQYEYEGITFYFIDNESYFWGSKPYGDWYFDLEKFSFFCKAALSSLPVIGFKPDVIHCHDWQTGLIPVHLKDKFRGGEFFRDIKSVMTIHNLKFQGVWDVKTVQRFSELPDYYFTPDKLEAYKDGNMLKGGLVFADAVTTVSNTYAEEIKTPFYGEGLDGLMRARSNSLRGILNGIDYDEFNPETDKLIAQNYNARTFRKEKAKNKKDLQAQLGLAQDEKKFMIGIVSRLTDQKGFDLIQCVMDDICAEDVQLVILGTGDEKYENMFRHYDWKYNDRVSANIYYSEELSHKVYAACDAFLMPSLFEPCGLSQLMALRYGTVPIVRETGGLKDTVWPYNEYEGTGTGFSFANYNAHEMLDCIYYAKYVFYNKKREWNKIVDRGMAADFSWHASAMKYQELYDWLIG from the coding sequence ATGAAGAACATTCTCTTTATAGCATCAGAAGCAGTTCCGTTTATAAAGACGGGAGGATTGGCGGACGTTGTAGGTTCACTTCCAAAATGTTTTGATAAAGAATATTTTGATGTGAGGGTTATGATACCGAAGTATCTTTGCATCAAGGAGAGCCTTCGCAGCGAGATGAAGTATGTCAGCCATTTCTATATGGACTACCTGGGACAGAACCGGTATGTGGGCATACTGCAGTATGAGTATGAGGGAATTACCTTTTATTTTATTGACAATGAAAGCTACTTCTGGGGCAGTAAACCTTATGGGGACTGGTATTTTGACCTGGAGAAGTTCTCCTTTTTCTGCAAGGCGGCATTGTCGTCTCTGCCTGTGATCGGGTTCAAGCCCGATGTCATTCACTGTCATGACTGGCAGACCGGTCTTATTCCGGTACACTTGAAAGATAAATTCCGCGGCGGCGAATTCTTCCGCGATATTAAATCGGTTATGACAATTCACAATCTGAAGTTCCAGGGCGTATGGGATGTAAAGACAGTCCAGCGTTTTTCCGAACTTCCTGATTACTACTTCACACCTGATAAACTGGAAGCATACAAAGACGGCAATATGTTAAAGGGCGGCCTTGTCTTTGCCGACGCCGTCACAACCGTCAGCAATACGTATGCGGAAGAGATAAAAACCCCGTTTTACGGCGAGGGACTGGACGGCCTGATGAGGGCCAGAAGCAACAGCCTGCGGGGCATTTTAAACGGTATTGATTATGATGAATTCAATCCTGAGACGGATAAGCTGATTGCGCAGAATTACAACGCGAGGACATTCCGTAAGGAGAAGGCGAAGAATAAGAAGGACCTTCAGGCTCAGCTCGGCCTAGCGCAGGATGAGAAGAAATTCATGATTGGTATTGTTTCGCGTCTCACGGATCAGAAGGGATTTGATTTGATCCAGTGCGTAATGGACGACATCTGTGCGGAGGACGTCCAGCTCGTAATCCTGGGCACCGGTGATGAAAAGTATGAGAATATGTTCCGTCACTATGACTGGAAGTATAACGACAGGGTTTCCGCTAACATTTACTATTCCGAGGAACTGTCGCACAAGGTATATGCAGCCTGTGACGCTTTCCTGATGCCGTCCCTGTTTGAACCCTGCGGACTGAGCCAGCTTATGGCCCTGCGTTACGGAACCGTACCGATTGTCCGGGAAACCGGCGGTTTAAAAGATACGGTCTGGCCGTATAATGAGTATGAGGGCACCGGCACCGGTTTTTCGTTCGCCAATTACAACGCACATGAGATGCTGGACTGCATTTATTACGCCAAATACGTTTTCTACAACAAAAAGCGTGAATGGAACAAGATTGTAGACCGGGGCATGGCGGCGGATTTCTCCTGGCATGCATCGGCTATGAAGTATCAGGAACTTTATGACTGGCTGATTGGATAG
- a CDS encoding M14 family zinc carboxypeptidase, producing MNRRTNLRRFLKKSAAVGYISLSLAFSSIFAGTAFAGPADDASLSTPSPGPGNGPGASVPVDNSFYNQNLSDPVVKPVDKYSYEQMEQDIAALAARYGNHMAVNVIGQSLDGRNIYDVVIGNPGAPKKILFQGAIHAREYIVVPLMMQQLEYMLAFYDSGTYNNQPLSSILNNVSIHFVPMANPDGVAISQFGEGAIRSEELRQNIQNCYTMDVADARTSLSYDEYLIRWKSNARGVDLNHNFDAGWESLNPTLAHNSFTDYKGASPLSEPESQALANLVQQQAFSAVINYHAMGRVLYWDTDNNQKMAESNDMALTAAGVTGYQVLGSKGVGGFKDWLQRKGNPVAGITIEVGRSTCPVAFSEYQSIWDQNKQIPVLFSKYILSH from the coding sequence ATGAACCGTAGAACAAACTTACGGCGCTTCCTGAAAAAAAGCGCTGCTGTCGGATATATTTCCCTGTCGCTGGCATTTTCCAGCATATTCGCAGGTACTGCTTTTGCCGGTCCGGCTGATGATGCATCCCTGTCGACCCCTTCCCCTGGCCCCGGAAACGGCCCCGGCGCCTCTGTCCCCGTGGATAACAGCTTTTATAACCAGAATCTCTCCGATCCGGTAGTAAAACCGGTCGATAAATACTCTTATGAGCAGATGGAACAGGATATCGCCGCATTGGCCGCACGCTATGGAAACCACATGGCGGTCAATGTCATCGGCCAGTCTCTCGACGGGAGAAATATTTACGACGTTGTCATCGGAAACCCGGGCGCGCCGAAAAAGATCCTTTTTCAGGGAGCAATCCATGCAAGGGAATATATTGTAGTTCCCCTGATGATGCAGCAGCTGGAATATATGCTTGCTTTCTACGATTCAGGAACATATAACAACCAGCCGCTTTCTTCCATCCTGAATAATGTTTCCATCCATTTTGTCCCGATGGCAAACCCCGACGGGGTCGCCATCAGCCAGTTCGGCGAAGGAGCCATCCGCTCCGAAGAGCTGCGCCAGAACATTCAGAACTGCTACACCATGGACGTGGCGGATGCCCGTACCTCACTTAGTTATGACGAGTATCTGATCCGCTGGAAGAGTAACGCCCGCGGAGTCGATTTGAACCATAACTTCGATGCAGGCTGGGAATCCCTGAACCCAACCCTGGCTCACAACTCATTTACCGACTACAAGGGAGCCTCCCCTCTGTCCGAGCCGGAATCACAGGCTCTGGCCAACCTGGTCCAGCAGCAGGCATTTTCCGCCGTTATCAACTATCACGCGATGGGAAGAGTCCTCTACTGGGATACCGACAATAACCAGAAGATGGCGGAGTCCAACGACATGGCCCTCACCGCCGCCGGTGTAACCGGGTACCAGGTACTTGGCAGCAAAGGCGTAGGCGGATTTAAAGACTGGCTCCAGAGAAAAGGAAATCCAGTGGCAGGCATCACGATTGAGGTGGGACGTTCCACCTGTCCGGTCGCCTTCTCCGAATACCAGTCAATCTGGGATCAGAACAAACAGATTCCGGTTCTCTTCAGCAAATATATTTTAAGCCATTAA